From the bacterium genome, the window TTATGCGTTTGGGTAGCCTTGGGAGTTTCAAGTATTTTGTAATGCTGCTTGCTATATAGGATTTTTCATTTTTGAAAATCATTAATAATAAGCTGTATTAATATTGTATTTTAAACGTAGTTATTTGTCAAGTCAATATTATATTTTCAAATAATATATCAGCGGAAGTATAACGTGAGTATTTCAGGTGACAAATCATGATAAATGATGATAAATGATGATAAACAGTTATTATCCATGAGCATAATTCAATTTGAAAAATAACAGATTCTTATCTTGTATTTTATTGATAATAAAGGGATATGAAAAATGCTGTACTTCTGGTTCGATTCCCGCCGCCTCCACCAGATAATTCGTTGCGCAACACTATAAAAACACAATCGGTATCTTGCGCTGTCAACGGTATAAAAAACAAACCAGAAGAATCCTCTCTTCCGGTTTTTTATGCGTTAATCTGAATTGTTTTGGTTTCATGTTTACATCTGATGAATGTTCGTCAATGCTCGTCTGAAGGACGACTTGTCCTGGCCTTGACATGCAGGAATTGCATATATATTAATACGTGGTGAGTGAGAACGTTAATTCTCATTCATCACTACAAGAAAAAATTGTTAATACATCACCAGACCGATCATGGGGAAGCTGATTCCAGCCCCAGCCGACATACGTCGCCATATGCGGCATGAAGCGATACGCCATCGTCCCTTCGAAACCATAGCCCGTGCCGAAATCGAGACCACCCATGTCCTGTGTCGGGGTAGATACACCGCTGCGGATTTCAACACTCCAGCGATTTTGTGTTTCCGCATTCCGGGAAACGATGAGTATTCCGAGAGCCAGAATGCAGGTAAGAGAATGTTTCATAGTCTCAACCTCATAATTGGATGATTTGTGCGTTCTATTATTCATTACAAAGTATATTGTTATTTCTTTATATATTATTCGCTACGCAGTCTGTATCATTTCATGAACTCGTTTCTTCCTTTTATAAAAAAGTGCGCAGGCCATGAGCATACATCCCGATATAATAATCATAAGCCCGCTTCCCCGTGCGGGGCCTGTACCTAATATTTTCCCGAGGATATCCGAAACGGGGCCATGGCCATCCAGAAGTGGATTGAAAAAATGATCCGCCAGAATACCGGCAACACCGAATGCCACAAGCATGCCGGTTTGGGACAATAACGATATCAGGGACCATACCCGCCCCTGCAAATCGTTGGCGATGTTACGACGAAACAACACTTCCAGGCTGGTATTCACAAACGGGAGCGTAAAGAAAAAACCAAACGCTGTGACCGTGAGCAGTACAGGCTTTGTTGTAGTCCCGATCAGGAGATAGAAAAAACCGGCAGCGAAAAGAGATAACAATAACGTTCTGTTTTGCTGTGAAGTTTTACTGAACAACCCAATGAGAATACTGCCGAGAATCATACCGGATGCGGCTGTAGATTGAATAATACCCAGTGCTGTCGCATCAGTAAAAGACAGTATTATCGGGACAAACAGCGCCTGAAGGATGCCGGTAAAAAAGGTGACAGCCATGGTGAGGATGAGCAGGCGAGAAATGTCATTGTTCGATGCGATATATCTGATACCATCGGCAAGTTCTTCCCGGAACCGTCCACGGGGAAGTGTGGATACACGCTGCCAGGAAACGCTGCTGACCAGAAGGACGGTTACGGCAGCCAGAACAAAAGTCGCCATATCGATGGCCAGGACAAACTGCAGACGCAGCCGTGTCAGTAAATACGCCGCAATAACCGGAGCCAGCAGATAACGGGAGGCTTCGGCAAATTGGATCATTCCGCTTGCCCTTGCGTACTCCTTTTCGTCGAGGAAGTCGGTGACCGATGACTTGAATGCCGGAGCATGAAGCGCGACGAACAGCGAGCTGACCGCGACACCGAGATATGATGGCCAGTATTTATCAGGGTATACATATAACATTGCAATGATAAAAAGAATGCCAAAAGATGAGCCGATATCGCCGAGTGCCATCATCAGTTTTCGGTTTCTTCTGTCCGCGATGACACCACCGATCGGAGCGAGCATAACCGATGGGAGAAATGCTGCGAGCAGAAGGAACGAATAGGCAGAAGTGCTTCCGGACTTCTGATAAAGGTGGACGCCAAGAGTAAAAGCGCTGATCCCGCTTCCGATTCTGGACAGGAGTTGACCTGTCCAGATTATCAGAAACTGCCGGAATGATTTCTTTGCTTGGTTCATCATTCACTCCTCACCGCAAGATGCTCCCGCGAAAAGAACATGTCCCTGTCCATCACAATGATGAC encodes:
- a CDS encoding MFS transporter, whose amino-acid sequence is MNQAKKSFRQFLIIWTGQLLSRIGSGISAFTLGVHLYQKSGSTSAYSFLLLAAFLPSVMLAPIGGVIADRRNRKLMMALGDIGSSFGILFIIAMLYVYPDKYWPSYLGVAVSSLFVALHAPAFKSSVTDFLDEKEYARASGMIQFAEASRYLLAPVIAAYLLTRLRLQFVLAIDMATFVLAAVTVLLVSSVSWQRVSTLPRGRFREELADGIRYIASNNDISRLLILTMAVTFFTGILQALFVPIILSFTDATALGIIQSTAASGMILGSILIGLFSKTSQQNRTLLLSLFAAGFFYLLIGTTTKPVLLTVTAFGFFFTLPFVNTSLEVLFRRNIANDLQGRVWSLISLLSQTGMLVAFGVAGILADHFFNPLLDGHGPVSDILGKILGTGPARGSGLMIIISGCMLMACALFYKRKKRVHEMIQTA